From Coffea arabica cultivar ET-39 chromosome 9c, Coffea Arabica ET-39 HiFi, whole genome shotgun sequence, one genomic window encodes:
- the LOC113708098 gene encoding uncharacterized protein PHLOEM PROTEIN 2-LIKE A4-like, with the protein MEIGQRNDHFSPHWKRDPSFIEGPDSAGSFSIPVQALNIAWGRDHRYWRWITLGEDENRSVGFEQAVLLDQVNWFEVTGMLDIPCLNLAVHTTYRLYYVVKFLPGAFGWHTADVKFMVKFKNTQEIMSTELIILETYKKQPDQWHEIPGGKPFVVNDEVLITTVEFGMFEVETDWWKGGMVLGGVKVKPDNPPATEQQ; encoded by the exons ATGGAGATTGGGCAAAGAAACGACCATTTCAGTCCTCACTGGAAAAGG GATCCGTCTTTCATAGAAGGGCCAGATTCTGCAGGATCATTTAGTATTCCGGTCCAAGCTTTGAACATCGCATGGGGAAGAGACCATCGTTACTGGCGATGGATTACGCTTGGCGAAGACGAAAATAG GTCAGTTGGCTTTGAGCAAGCTGTATTACTCGATCAAGTGAACTGGTTTGAAGTGACTGGAATGTTGGACATTCCATGCTTGAACTTGGCCGTGCACACCACCTATAGACTATACTATGTAGTAAAGTTCTTGCCTGGTGCATTTGGGTGGCATACGGCCGATGTCAAATTTATGGTGAAGTTCAAAAATACTCAGGAGATCATGTCTACTGAGCTCATCATACTGGAGACCTACAAGAAGCAACCTGATCAGTGGCATGAGATACCTGGTGGTAAACCCTTTGTTGTTAACGATGAAGTTCTAATCACTACCGTTGAGTTTGGAATGTTTGAAGTGGAAACTGATTGGTGGAAGGGTGGCATGGTACTTGGAGGGGTCAAAGTTAAACCAGACAACCCTCCTGCCACAGAGCAGCAATAA
- the LOC113707882 gene encoding lectin: MGAEWSQDEVSQPTEEHRKETPPCTPQINNNESGAIQETATELKLPHNHEEILKDADAPVDKSSTEKLYDQLYAGVFLNQKKKKYWIDRTSKKNCFMLYARNLSITWAEDRSCWHWPFIKESSDVTLVAAELLNVCWLEIHGWFNTVNLTPRTLYQVVFVLMLKDPAYGWGIPVNFRLILADGSRQEHKENMMEKPRGKWIEILAGEFETLPENDGNMECSMYEYEGGGWKRGLVIKGILIRPKD; encoded by the exons ATGGGGGCAGAGTGGTCACAAGATGAGGTATCACAGCCTACTGAAGAACACAGAAAGGAAACCCCTCCATGCACTCCACAGATCAACAATAATGAGTCTGGGGCAATTCAGGAGACTGCCACAGAACTTAAGCTTCCTCACAATCACGAAGAGATTCTCAAAGATGCTGATGCACCGGTTGACAAGTCGTCTACTGAGAAGCTCTATGATCAGCTATATGCAGGAGTATTcttaaaccaaaaaaagaag AAGTATTGGATTGATAGGACCTCTAAGAAGAACTGCTTCATGCTATATGCAAGAAATCTTTCAATAACCTGGGCTGAAGACAGATCCTGCTGGCACTGGCCCTTCATAAAAGAATCCAG TGATGTGACTCTAGTGGCTGCAGAGCTGCTGAACGTTTGCTGGCTGGAAATTCATGGATGGTTCAACACGGTCAATCTCACACCAAGAACTCTCTATCAGGTTGTATTTGTTCTTATGTTAAAAGATCCTGCTTATGGATGGGGAATTCCAGTGAACTTCAGACTCATTCTAGCAGATGGAAGCAGACAGGAACACAAAGAAAATATGATGGAAAAACCTAGGGGAAAGTGGATAGAAATCCTAGCAGGAGAATTTGAGACGTTGCCAGAGAATGATGGGAATATGGAGTGTTCAATGTATGAATATGAGGGTGGGGGGTGGAAGAGAGGACTGGTCATAAAAGGAATTCTCATTCGACCAAAAGACTGA